The nucleotide sequence TTCGCGATGAAGCCCATCGTTTTGCCATCAGTGCACATAGAAAAAAACGACAGAAAGCGAGGCTTGATTCATCTCTGGAAACCATTGAGGGGGTTGGGCCTAAAAGACGACAGGCGTTATTGCGTCGTTTTGGTGGTCTCCGTGAGCTAGCGAAAGCCCCTCTTGATGAAATAGCCAAGGTTAATGGCATTAACCAGGAGTTGGCAACACGAATATTTCAACATTTTCACCAATAAGTTAGCAAAATATGGACATTCTAGCCAAGTCATGAGATCTGAATTGGATGGCTCCCTGACACCTTGCCGGCGGCAATTTATAGATTTTTTTCCGTTCACAAAAAGAATAAAAAGAAATTTTTATTTTCTAAGTAGCTAATTTTTTGACATTTAGTCTTGTTGTCTTAAGCGTTGGAATTTCAATTTTATCCAATATAAACAGTTGGTTATATTATATTTGCTGGGTAACTAAACTTTTTAATTCCATGACCGAAATAGTAGCTAGAAGGTGAAATCGCATTTAAGCACACTTCTTGCATTACAAAGATTACGTTAATTAGGGGAATCACGACATGAGAAAATTTGCCGGAGTGATTACACTGATGATGGTGGCTTTTCAAGCCAAGGCAGTGAGTTATTATGGTACAGGGCTTTGTGCTTACCCGCAATACCAATGTATCAAAGTTGGGAGTGGACAAAGCTGGGAGAAATTGTTTCCTGATGAACAGCAACGCGATATCGTCCAGCGTTTAAATCGGTCTTATAATTATTTATGGGCAGGGAAGGTGATTGTTGTACCACGTAACCTGGCTCAAAAAACGCTCCTGGATTTCTCTCCATTCCCTTTAAGAATTGATGCTGAAGGTGAAAAACAAGTGATTGTAGACCAGGATAAACTGGCTTGGGGTGCCTATGATGCGCAAGGACAGTTGGTAAAATGGGGACCTATTTCTTCTGGTAGGGATAAATGTCCCGATAGCGCTCATTCCTGCAAAACAATGACAGGTATATTTCGTTTCTTCAGCAAAGAAAATGAAAAATGCCGTTCCAATGTTTACCCAATAGGACGTGGTGGAGCGAAGATGCCTTATTGCATGTATTTCCACAAAGGGTTTGCTTTACATGGTTCATTTGACATACCAGGCTATCGTGCCAGTCACGGTTGCGTGAGATTATTTACTCGTGATGCTGAATGGCTCAATCATGATTTTGTTGAGACCTCTACTGAGAAAAATAATTATCTGGGAACAAAAGTGATTGTTCGTCCAGTTATGATGAGTGAGAAACAGCAATGAAAAAAATAATTCAACTGAGTCTAACTGGTGCACTGTTCTTCTCTGTATTTTCGGCATCAGTTTTCGCTGAGGCGGAAGAAAAAGATAATAATAAACTCCCACTTGGGTGTCGGGATACTGGGTATCAGTTTGAACTGAAGACATTGCATTTATTGCCTGGAAAAAGTGGCGATCGGCAATCGATGTATTTCTTGTTTAATACCTTGGGGCAGCCCGTGAGCCTTTATCAAATGAGAGATGAAGAAAGCTCGCGTAGTATGTATTTAAATCATGCCATTAACCCTCGTCAATGGGCGGTGTTATCAACGAGTGAGAAACAGGTAAAATTTATTTGTACGGTACCTGATAAGAAATCACGCTATGGCAAAATTGTGGATTGCTCGGAAAGTATTACCGTCTGTGAGTACACGAACGTCCGCTATGGTATGAATAATCGGGGTAACTATTGGATAGTCAATTCCAATACAAGAAATGGGGCATTAAGGGAAGTAGTGCGATACGGCATTATTCCTGCGCAGTAAACCGCAATTATTGTGGTAAACAAATAAAGAGGGGAATTACCATGAAATCATTCGTACCATGGTTTTATCTGGTTGCTGCTACTGGAGGTCAAGCTGCCTTTGCGATTAATGGCTTGGATGCTTATCGTCAGGGGAATTATCCATTGGCTGCACAGACGCTAATTAATCAGGCGGGTAAAGACCCCATTGCAGATTATTATTTAGGCCGCATGCGCCTCTATGGCTATGGTCAATTAAAAAATAATGCTATGGCTCTGCGGTATTTCAATCAGGCTGCGGAGAAAGGCGTTTTGCCAGCCCAGCAATTTCTTGCCCGTTATAATCTCGTAGAGGCAAAAAATCTCGAGC is from Legionella donaldsonii and encodes:
- a CDS encoding endopeptidase IV, with protein sequence MKKIIQLSLTGALFFSVFSASVFAEAEEKDNNKLPLGCRDTGYQFELKTLHLLPGKSGDRQSMYFLFNTLGQPVSLYQMRDEESSRSMYLNHAINPRQWAVLSTSEKQVKFICTVPDKKSRYGKIVDCSESITVCEYTNVRYGMNNRGNYWIVNSNTRNGALREVVRYGIIPAQ
- a CDS encoding L,D-transpeptidase, with product MRKFAGVITLMMVAFQAKAVSYYGTGLCAYPQYQCIKVGSGQSWEKLFPDEQQRDIVQRLNRSYNYLWAGKVIVVPRNLAQKTLLDFSPFPLRIDAEGEKQVIVDQDKLAWGAYDAQGQLVKWGPISSGRDKCPDSAHSCKTMTGIFRFFSKENEKCRSNVYPIGRGGAKMPYCMYFHKGFALHGSFDIPGYRASHGCVRLFTRDAEWLNHDFVETSTEKNNYLGTKVIVRPVMMSEKQQ